The uncultured Sunxiuqinia sp. genome has a segment encoding these proteins:
- a CDS encoding TenA family protein, which translates to MRVTAQGDFTQRLWEATLPVFRQIINSPFISGLAKGTLPRGWFAHYLSQDVLYLRQDNQALELLSQRASNKEEKDFFRQLAEDGIAVEQAMQNEYLAYFNIQEAKEQSPVFGKYGRFLLDVAQNFPYPVALAALLPCFWLYGEVGQHVTTHQVANNPYQKFIDTYAGEAYDWVTVQFIQLLEKYGQQASGSTKEKMKEAFLQSTRFEYLVFEEAEKSIYHF; encoded by the coding sequence ATGCGGGTTACGGCACAGGGCGATTTTACACAAAGATTATGGGAGGCAACGCTTCCCGTTTTTCGACAAATAATAAACAGTCCTTTCATTTCAGGACTGGCTAAAGGGACTCTTCCCCGAGGGTGGTTTGCCCATTATTTATCGCAGGACGTACTTTACTTGCGGCAGGATAATCAGGCTCTGGAACTTTTATCGCAACGGGCTTCTAATAAAGAAGAAAAAGACTTTTTTCGGCAGTTGGCAGAAGATGGAATTGCAGTAGAACAGGCCATGCAAAATGAATACCTGGCTTATTTTAACATTCAGGAAGCAAAAGAGCAGTCGCCGGTTTTTGGCAAGTACGGACGATTTTTGCTCGACGTTGCACAAAATTTTCCTTACCCGGTTGCGTTGGCAGCTTTGTTGCCTTGTTTCTGGTTATACGGAGAAGTGGGGCAACATGTAACAACACACCAAGTTGCCAATAATCCATATCAAAAATTTATTGATACTTATGCTGGTGAAGCTTATGACTGGGTTACTGTTCAGTTTATTCAGCTACTTGAAAAGTACGGACAACAAGCATCGGGTTCTACAAAAGAGAAAATGAAAGAAGCTTTTTTACAAAGTACCCGGTTTGAATACTTGGTTTTCGAGGAAGCAGAGAAATCAATTTATCATTTTTAA
- the thiD gene encoding bifunctional hydroxymethylpyrimidine kinase/phosphomethylpyrimidine kinase — MNYKRVLSIAGSDPSGGAGIQADLKTISACGCYAATAITAIVDENTVGVFGVHPVPIEFVKGQIKSVLDDIGADAVKIGMLHSSELIRAVKDTLSPYNISNIVLDPVMVATSGDKLLQDEAIETLKNELIPKVSVITPNVPEAEILSGRKISKQADLPLVVKDLSCNGTVSVLLKAGHLTEDELVDVFYNAETDEIIELHSQRVSTKNTHGTGCTFSSAVASFLAQQLPLNDAVRSAKDYINRAIVVGGDYEIGKGHGPVHHFHQFWK, encoded by the coding sequence ATGAACTATAAACGCGTTTTAAGCATCGCAGGTAGCGACCCTAGTGGAGGGGCTGGTATTCAGGCCGATTTAAAAACCATATCGGCATGTGGTTGCTATGCAGCAACAGCTATTACAGCTATTGTTGACGAAAATACAGTCGGGGTTTTCGGTGTACACCCGGTGCCCATCGAATTTGTGAAAGGGCAAATTAAATCGGTATTGGATGATATTGGCGCCGATGCTGTAAAAATTGGTATGTTACACTCTTCTGAATTGATTCGGGCAGTGAAGGATACCTTGTCCCCGTACAACATTTCCAATATAGTTCTCGACCCGGTAATGGTTGCAACATCAGGTGATAAACTTTTGCAGGACGAAGCCATTGAAACCCTGAAGAATGAGTTAATTCCTAAGGTTAGCGTAATTACGCCCAATGTGCCTGAAGCAGAAATCCTTTCAGGAAGAAAAATCTCAAAACAGGCCGATTTGCCACTAGTCGTAAAAGACTTATCGTGTAACGGAACGGTGTCGGTTTTATTAAAAGCCGGACATTTAACGGAAGACGAACTGGTAGATGTTTTTTACAATGCAGAAACTGATGAAATTATTGAGCTGCATTCGCAACGAGTATCCACAAAAAATACACACGGAACAGGTTGTACATTTTCATCGGCAGTGGCTTCTTTTTTGGCACAACAATTACCGCTGAACGATGCTGTTCGTAGCGCTAAAGATTATATCAATCGTGCCATTGTGGTTGGGGGAGATTATGAAATAGGAAAAGGACATGGCCCGGTTCATCATTTTCATCAATTCTGGAAATAA
- the thiL gene encoding thiamine-phosphate kinase: MELKEIGEFGFIERFAPDFKALLSGEVLGIGDDCAVLPMDETSDLLVTTDMLIEDIHFLKDKISAWQLGYKSVAVNLSDIAAMGGTPLGTFLSIAVPPGIDVEYLDEFMKGYHDISEKYATPLYGGDTTKSVKHLAINVCAIGKCPKGKAKLRRNAQSGDLICVTGNLGDSAGGLQAMLNKMETSADIEHLLRRHHLPEPQIKEGQVLLNFSGVHAMMDISDGIASDLVHILKASNKTARIDLEKLPLSEPLKRICATQNWSPDELAVGGGEDYELLFTVASEQLDELQNIFSKQTGKMVHIIGEIKLGEPEIQWHKNGQKVVLSKAGFNHFQE; the protein is encoded by the coding sequence ATGGAACTAAAAGAAATAGGAGAATTTGGTTTTATCGAACGCTTTGCCCCTGATTTTAAGGCTCTTTTGTCAGGGGAAGTGTTGGGGATTGGCGATGATTGCGCCGTTTTGCCCATGGATGAAACTTCTGATTTGCTGGTAACAACCGACATGCTGATAGAAGACATTCATTTTTTAAAGGATAAAATTTCCGCTTGGCAACTGGGCTACAAATCGGTGGCAGTAAACCTGAGCGACATTGCTGCAATGGGTGGAACGCCGCTGGGAACATTCTTGTCTATTGCTGTTCCGCCGGGGATTGATGTGGAATACCTAGACGAATTTATGAAAGGTTATCATGATATTTCGGAGAAATACGCAACGCCCCTTTACGGGGGTGACACAACAAAATCGGTAAAACATTTGGCCATTAATGTATGTGCAATCGGGAAGTGTCCTAAAGGAAAAGCAAAATTGCGCAGAAATGCTCAAAGTGGGGATTTAATTTGTGTTACTGGAAATCTCGGCGATTCGGCTGGTGGTTTACAGGCTATGTTGAATAAGATGGAAACTTCGGCAGATATTGAACATTTGTTGCGGCGTCATCATCTACCGGAACCACAAATAAAAGAAGGACAGGTTTTGCTTAACTTTTCCGGAGTGCATGCCATGATGGATATTTCGGATGGTATTGCTTCCGATTTGGTGCACATTTTAAAGGCCTCTAATAAAACAGCCCGAATTGATTTGGAAAAACTACCCTTGTCGGAACCATTGAAAAGAATTTGCGCTACGCAAAACTGGAGCCCGGATGAACTGGCAGTTGGCGGCGGAGAAGATTACGAATTATTGTTTACCGTTGCTTCGGAGCAGTTGGATGAATTGCAAAACATATTTAGTAAGCAAACTGGAAAAATGGTGCATATTATCGGGGAAATAAAACTAGGAGAACCGGAAATTCAATGGCATAAAAATGGACAAAAGGTTGTTCTCTCAAAAGCAGGATTTAATCATTTTCAAGAATAA